TCCCACCTTGCAGACAGGATGATGTCTGAACTTTCATCAGGAGAAGCCAGGAGAGCACTTATAGGCAGAGCCCTTGTGCACGACCCGCAAGCCCTTATTTTAGACGAGCCTGCAAATAGTCTTGATCTTAAAGCTCTCCATAGTTTCCGCGAATGTATTCGAAAGATAGCCGGTTTGGGAAAAAGTGTAATTCTAGTCACTCACAACCTTGAGGATATTATTCCTGAAATTAATCGGGTGGTGCTCATAAAAGACGGAAAAATCTTCAGGGACGGAAAAAAAGAAGAAATTCTGACAGATGAGAATCTCTCAGAACTTTTTTCCCTCCCTGTTGAAGTCCTGAAGATAAATGGTTACTATACGGCTGTGGTCTGACAAGAGTCGTTGATATATAACAAATGCAGATAACTGTAAAATATATTTTATATATTTTTCAAATCTCTATTTTTTACTTCTCAGAACTTTTTCATGCCCAGTCTTGTTAAATCTTTTTAAAAACCTCCCTAAAAATTGTTAATCTCTACTTTAGTTACTTGTGTTTGTTTCTTGCGTTTATATAACCTTAAAAATAGTTTGCTTCTATTGAGAAGTGGGGGATTCTGGGGGTTGTTTGTTGGAAGTCTGCAATACTCGCGGTTCGTTCAGTTCCTACCTTTATGAGATACGTTTTATCATTCTTTTTTATGTGATCGGAGATTGGGCCTCTACTGTTTATGCCCTGCCTCGGGGTATAGAATATAATCCTGTTCCTGCTATGATCCTGGAAAACTACGGAATTTATCACCTATTACTCATTAAAATAGGCTTTATTTTCTTGCTTTTCTATGTAGCGCCTATGATAAAAACGTCAGCAGGAAGATGGGCTCTTACAAAGCATATTATTGAATTTGTAGGCATTTTTGTAACTGTAAATAATCTTATGGTTGTCTGTTATGGGAACAGTCTTATACAGGCGCTCGGGCTTGTATGATTTCTAAGGTCAATACAACTGCTTATTTTTTCTCTTTTTTACACCCATATCTGAGTGAATCTTTCCTGCCTTCCTTATCTGGTTTTAGCATACAGGAAACAGTCGTAATAGTCTTCCCCTACCCTATGGATTTTTCTCATAACGCATTCTTTCTGGTACCCACATTTCTGGGCTACGCGCTCACTTGCACGATTTCGGGTGTCTATGAGGATGACAATTCTCTGTAAATCCAGTTTCTCAAATCCGATCTTCTCGAGCTGTTTTACAGCCTCAGTAGCAATACCCCTTCCCTGATAGTCTCTATCAATGAAATACCCAATTTCTCCTATCCAGGGTCTATGCTGGTCGATCCTGATTCCACAGGCTCCTACAAGTTTTCCGTAATAGAGAATAGAGTAATTGTGCTCAAAGTTAGCCCTTCTTTTAGCTTCATTAAGCTGTAGAAAGTCTCTCTCTTCTTCAAGTGTTTTTATAGGAAACTCCATGAACTCAAGATTTGTATGTGAGATTATCTCAAAGAAACGTTCGGCATCAAAGAGTTCCTGAGGGCGAATTTTTACTTCGGGCATAAACAGAGATTGAATCTCCTTTATGAAAAACATTTTCAGGCTCGGTTTTTATTTTATCTTAATTTTTATTCTTCTGGAAGATTCACTAAAAATAAAATAGAGGTAGTATAAATAAAGTATAAGTATACCTCTATTTAAATAAGAACTGTGGAACCCAATATTATAGCCAGGATAAGAGAGGATCTGGCACTTAATGCGGATGAGAGAACAAAAGCCAGTAGTTTTCGCTTTTTTAAAGAAAAAGTTCATTGCTACGGAGTAAGATCTGCGCTTGTTGGAAGAATCGCGAAAGATTATTTTAGCGAAATCGAGTTCGAAGACAAGAAAACAATCTTTGCCATGTGTGAAGAACTTTTTCGGTCGGATTACAACGAGGAAGCCTTTATCGCAGCTGAATGGGCTTACTGGGTAAGAGAAGCTTACACTGAGGACGATTTCTTCACTTTTGAGCGCTGGATTGAAAACTACATCAACAACTGGGCAAAATGCGACACCCTGTGCAACCACGCAGTAGGCTCTTTTATTGAGAAATTTCCAGCTTATGTAGCAAACCTCAAAGCCTGGGCTCTGTCGGATAACAGGTGGGTTCGGCGGGCGGCGGCAGTAACCCTGATCCTGCCTGCCCGAAAAGGCAATTTCCTGAATGAGGTTTTTGAAATATCCGATCTTCTGCTCAAAGACCGGGACGATCTGGTGCAGAAAGGTTATGGCTGGTTGCTCAAAGAAGCCAGTAAAGCCCACCAGCAGGAAGTCTTCGACTACGTTATGAGAAATAAAAAAGAAATGCCCAGAACCGCTCTGCGTTACGCGATCGAGAAAATGCCACCAGATCTGAGATCCAGAGCCATGGAAAAAAACTGGTAAATCCTGAACCAGGTGCAGGAAAGCGGAAAAAGAGGGCGCAGGAAAGCGGAAAAAGGAAAGGAACAATGAGAAAATATTGTAAAGATATTAAAAAACTAGAATTAGAAGAGAGAATTAGAAGGGATATGAGAAGTGAGAATAGTTGGGAGTAAGGAACTTCCCCGACACAGTACCCCCATACAATATCTTCGTTCCTTACTCCCGGATGTTCCCTTTTAATTCCTGTATCTATTGCCTGCAACTGACTTCTGCAGGGACTTTGTCTCAATTACATATTTTTCCCTAGGTTACAATTACAAAGATCTTTTCACAAGTATTTTGTTCTATTTACCCAGCTATGATACTGAATTAACATTTAGAAAACTTTTGATAACACCATCTCCTGTGTCTGGTTTTTTAAAACCCCTTTCTGCAAGGCAGGATGTTCAGCATTCTTATTTTCCATTAAATGAGATAAAATGTGAATGAAAAGAGAAAGGTAAGAGAACAGGTTATTGAGAGTTTTATCTGGTCAAGAAAGTGTTCACTGGTTAATATTAGTAATCAGGTTAAGATCATGGAAAATACAGAAGATCTGGCGAAAGGGAGCATACAACAGTTTTCTCGCAGTTTTCGAGTCTTTGTAGCTAGCAAGATTCATTAAAACAAGAATTGAGACAAAATTATGTTAAAGTTAGAAAATGTCAATATATCAACGTGAACAAGGCAAATAAAAGTAATAAAAATAAAATTAATTTTATTACCTATTTTTTTTAAAAAGTGATGTGATGATATTATCACCAATATATCAATAAATTAGCCAAAGTACAGCCCATCTGAACCGTGCCACTCCTGAATAGATATTTCCCAGTAAGCGGCTGTCCGACCTCAACATTGAGTTGCTTATCCTGGAGAGTTGCACCGCCAGGCACGCCAGTACAATCTATATAAACTGTTCCCTTATCTGTGGTCTGGAAAACATTGAATGCGTGATTGCAACTCCTCGAGCCGATCCATCCGGCTCTAATGCCATTCTTCTCCGCATTATCATGGAGAGTTTTGGCGAAATCGCTGCATACATAGGTAGAAGTATAAGGCCTCTCATCGGTCTTATCAGCTTTTAAAAACTCTATAAGCTGATCGTACGTAGGATCTACCGCGTTATTGTAGTTTGTCAATGTAATGACCTCGCCATTTCCTCCTACCGTACAAACATTATTCGAGCAGAGCTTCACTGTTGTAGTACCTGCCGCATCAGTTGGAACCACGGGTTGGACTTCATCAGGCGGTACTGCAGCATCTTCAGCCTCATCAGCCGTAGCAGTTTCCCTGCAACTTTCACAGGGTTCATATCTATAATGATTCGGGAAATGTCTATGACATTTCCCTTCTCCGGAACAATATGCAGCTGAAGCTGCCGAAGCGGTCAAAAATAAAATAATAAAAATAGAAAATATTTTTAATAGTCTCATTCCTAATATCCCTCTAAAGTACAACGAAGTAACAATATAAATATTTTTCCAAAAACGTAGGATATATTGAAAAAATTTTATTAATTAACTCAAGCTATTTAAGATCATATTTATGCAGCTCTATATATTTTCAGACTTAACCAAAAAATATTCATAAAAAATGTAAGATTTTTTACAGGCTTTTTCAAAAAAGAGTTTGACCGCAAGCCTTTTAAAAAAATTTTGAGCGAGAACTTTTTAAGAAAAGGTTTTATCGAAAACTTTTTAGAAAAAAGTTTGGATTACAAGCCTTTTCAAAAAAGGCTTGAGTGAAAGCCCCGTGAAACGGGTACACTTTAAAAAATAGAAACAGATCGTTTTTACTTGCACTTCACTGTTTAATCGGTTTACTGTTATAAATTGTAACCGTTTTTCAACTTGAAATCAGTCCCTGCTCTGGTTTATCAGACTTTATTCTGTAGTGACCCCGTCGAATTCAGCTTCATTTGCTTCGGCTTCTTCTTTCGTGGCACGCACGATTCCATCCTTGTGGTGTGCCGGCGAATAGATTGTATAAAGTTTTAGATCCTCTGTGTCCGAAGTGTTGATAACATTATGCTGCGCTCCGGCTGGCACAACCACTGCAACTCCGTCCTTGAGCTCGTATTCGTTGCCGTCGATTATACACTTTCCCTGCCCAGATTCAAAACGGAAAAACTGGTCGTTTTCCTCATGCACTTCCATTCCGATTTCTTCCCTGGGCTTTAGGCTCATTAATACTAACTGGCTGTACTTTGAGGTGTAGAGCACCTTACGGAAATTGTTATTTTCCAGAGTGGCCTCCTCTATATTAATACTAAACCCTTTCATACGTTTTAATACATGATTGCTAGTATATATAATTACTTGGCAATGTGATTAACTGGAACAAATATTAAAAAAGTAAAACA
The Methanosarcina thermophila TM-1 genome window above contains:
- a CDS encoding GNAT family N-acetyltransferase — encoded protein: MPEVKIRPQELFDAERFFEIISHTNLEFMEFPIKTLEEERDFLQLNEAKRRANFEHNYSILYYGKLVGACGIRIDQHRPWIGEIGYFIDRDYQGRGIATEAVKQLEKIGFEKLDLQRIVILIDTRNRASERVAQKCGYQKECVMRKIHRVGEDYYDCFLYAKTR
- a CDS encoding cupin domain-containing protein — protein: MKGFSINIEEATLENNNFRKVLYTSKYSQLVLMSLKPREEIGMEVHEENDQFFRFESGQGKCIIDGNEYELKDGVAVVVPAGAQHNVINTSDTEDLKLYTIYSPAHHKDGIVRATKEEAEANEAEFDGVTTE
- a CDS encoding DNA alkylation repair protein; translated protein: MEPNIIARIREDLALNADERTKASSFRFFKEKVHCYGVRSALVGRIAKDYFSEIEFEDKKTIFAMCEELFRSDYNEEAFIAAEWAYWVREAYTEDDFFTFERWIENYINNWAKCDTLCNHAVGSFIEKFPAYVANLKAWALSDNRWVRRAAAVTLILPARKGNFLNEVFEISDLLLKDRDDLVQKGYGWLLKEASKAHQQEVFDYVMRNKKEMPRTALRYAIEKMPPDLRSRAMEKNW